Within Sorangiineae bacterium MSr11367, the genomic segment ACCGACCCCAGAGTGTTTCCGTTCATCGAGTTGGACGCAAACTTCGGCGCACGCACGGGTGCGGTCGGGGCGTAGTCGTAGGGTGGGTTGGATCCGGATTTGTCGAGCCATTTGACGACGGTTTCGTCGAAGCCAGGACTCTTCCGCTGCACGCTGTTCGAATCGGCGCCGTCGAGCCAGACGACCAGGCCCTCTACGGTCTTCGGCACCGCAGGACCAGCATCGACGCCGGTGTCGGGCGGCACGAACGTATCCGGCTCACCGGAGTCCCTCTCCGGGATGGCCGGCAGCGGGCCAGGTTCATCGCCGATGCATGCGGCGAGAATCGCACTTCCGAGCGAGACGGTGGAAACGGCAATAAGTGCAAAAACACGCTTCATGTTGGCTCCGTTCTCAGAATTGGAAGCTCGCGCTCGCGCCGGCCGTATTCGGCGAGAGGAGCGGCGTCACGCGCGCGGTGGATTCCTTGCGCTCTTTTCCAGTGACCACGAGGTAGACGCCCACACCAATGGCCACCATGCCCGTGGCCCCGGCCACGAGGGCGATGGTCTGGCTCGTCTTCGCCTTGTCGTGATCGTCCATCGCGGCATCGTGTTGAATCTCGGCGTTGGTGCGCCGTCCCTCGGCGTTGTAGTCGAGGGCCTTGTTCTGCTCGCGGTCGGCCTTGTCACCATAACTCTTGGCCCGCAGCCCGAAGAAGATGCCCGTGCCCAGGGCCAGAATGCCGGCGCCGCCGACGACGTAGCCCACCGTGCTGCGCGTGTTCGACTGCGCGGGCGAAGGAGTGGACTCTTCCCCCTTGGGAAAGACGTTGGCCGGCTGCGTCGCGGCGTTGGGGTCTTCCAGCGGCGGCACCGGAACGCGGGTGTTGCCGGGGCCGGGCTCGAACTTCACCTTCTGCGACCACGTCTTTTTCTTCGGGGCCGAGACGGTGATCTCGTGCTCGCCCGGATCGACGGGAATGGCGGCACCCAAGGCCACGGAGCCCAACGACTCGCCATCGAGTTGCACCTCGGTGCCGGGGGGCGGCTGGGGGACTTCGACGACCATCCGGCGAAGTTGCTTTTCGAGCGCCACCGCGTGCGAACGTGCGTAGGCTTCGCGATCCTTTTGGCCCGCGCGCACGGTGCCGGCGATGGCCTCGTTGAATTCCGCCCACGCGCTGGCGGTTTTGCCTTCCTTCTCGTGGCAGCTGGCCAGGTTGAGCAAGGTG encodes:
- a CDS encoding PEGA domain-containing protein — its product is MRLAIAGLTTLVLTGTTLTSLPANAQSSAAAAESLYQEGQRLMASGNVHDACIKFGQSQKLEPATGTLLNLASCHEKEGKTASAWAEFNEAIAGTVRAGQKDREAYARSHAVALEKQLRRMVVEVPQPPPGTEVQLDGESLGSVALGAAIPVDPGEHEITVSAPKKKTWSQKVKFEPGPGNTRVPVPPLEDPNAATQPANVFPKGEESTPSPAQSNTRSTVGYVVGGAGILALGTGIFFGLRAKSYGDKADREQNKALDYNAEGRRTNAEIQHDAAMDDHDKAKTSQTIALVAGATGMVAIGVGVYLVVTGKERKESTARVTPLLSPNTAGASASFQF